The following proteins are co-located in the Cardiocondyla obscurior isolate alpha-2009 linkage group LG12, Cobs3.1, whole genome shotgun sequence genome:
- the Vglut gene encoding vesicular glutamate transporter 1: MSRFAAAGLVAFDSFKTKASEKLSGFKRGNTGYEEFEASCEGSKDNKAFEDERGYIAQPSFESLPEPERPPLRHIDTYCMPECPCLSKRYTIAMLACIGFIISFGMRCNMGMAKLIMKNTTEGENHTMKFNWTVGVESALDSSFFWGYLITQVPGGFLASLYPANRIFGTAIAISSFLNLLVPGALTLNPIVDMCVQVLKGLVEGVTYPACHGIWKYWAPPLERSRLATLAFCGSYAAMVIGMPLSGYLSSWFGWTASFYFYGLCGLVWYCFWLWLAFEKPSKHPSISARELRYIEDSLGQGQAQIPVPTLSNTPWRKFLTSMPVYAIIVANFCRSWNFYLLVLFQPRFMHESFGMPLVETGVIGSLPHLMMTIIVPCGGYLADYLRKRGIMTTTTVRKVFNCGGFGMEAFFFFVVAHATTSKNGAGATLALAIGVACSGFAISGFNVNHLDIAPRYASILMGMSNGIGTIAGLLVPFFVDNITEKKDAYSWRIVFIMAGCVHLCGVLFYAAFCSGELQPWADPTIEEQKSWNPMDEFGQTKPPVPPPPKTMQSEFIKQPSRDGSVTDDWNTYEQSSAENHLYARQDSKVSAVNYGSTETNSSNPFHSTNPFASDVNTSFVQPPATDDYSHDIVHNQQQWN, from the exons ATGTCCAGATTCGCAGCGGCGGGTCTCGTAGCCTTCGACTCCTTCAAGACGAAAGCGTCAGAAAAATTATCCGG ATTTAAAAGAGGCAACACCGGTTATGAGGAGTTTGAAGCTTCGTGCGAAGGTAGCAAAGACAATAAGGCATTCGAAGATGAAAGAGGATACATCGCGCAGCCTTCTTTCGAGTCACTTCCGGAGCCGGAAAGACCACCGTTGCGGCATATCGATACTTATTGTATGCCCGAATGTCCATGTCTTTCAAAGAGGTACACCATTGCAATGCTAGCTTGTATAG gatttattatttcgttcggCATGAGATGTAACATGGGTATGGCCAAACTCATTATGAAAAATACCACAGAAGGCGAAAATCACACTATGAAATTTAACTGGACAGTCGGCGTGGAAAGCGCCCTTGATTCTTCATTCTTCTGGGGTTATCTGATAACGCAAGTGCCCGGCGGCTTTCTCGCGTCATTATATCCTGCCAACAGGATATTCGGCACGGCTATCGCGATATcgtcatttttaaatttgctgGTACCCGGTGCGCTTACGTTAAATCCAATCGTCGACATGTGCGTGCAAGTGTTGAAGGGACTGGTCGAG gGCGTCACGTATCCAGCGTGTCATGGAATTTGGAAATATTGGGCACCGCCGTTGGAAAGATCTCGCCTGGCCACGTTAGCGTTTTGCGGATCGTACGCCGCGATGGTGATAGGCATGCCGCTCTCCGGTTACCTGAGCTCCTGGTTCGGCTGGACGGCgtcattttatttctacg GACTCTGCGGTTTGGTTTGGTATTGCTTCTGGTTGTGGCTGGCCTTCGAAAAGCCGTCGAAGCATCCCAGCATCTCGGCTCGCGAGCTACGTTACATCGAGGACTCTCTCGGGCAAGGGCAGGCGCAGATACCCGTGCCTACGCTGTCGAATACTCCCTGGCGAAAATTTCTCACCTCGATGCCCGTGTACGCCATCATCGTCGCTAATTTCTGTAGATCGTGGAACTTTTATCTTCTGGTGCTCTTCCAACCACGTTTCATGCACGAGTCCTTCGGCATGCCGCTCGTCGAG ACCGGAGTCATCGGGTCGCTTCCACATTTGATGATGACGATTATTGTACCTTGCGGTGGTTATTTGGCGGACTATCTTCGTAAACGAGGCATCATGACGACAACGACTGTCAGGAAGGTTTTCAACTGCGGCGGTTTCGGAATGgaggcgtttttttttttcgtggtGGCTCATGCTACGACGAGCAAGAACGGAGCCGGGGCTACTCTCGCTCTCGCAATCGGCGTCGCGTGCAGTGGTTTCGCGATCTCCGGTTTCAATGTCAATCATCTAGACATCGCGCCGAGATATGCCAGTATCTTGATGGGCATGTCTAACGGAATTGGCACTATCGCCGGACTGCTGGTTCCTTTCTTCGTTGACAATATCACGGAGAAGAAG gATGCGTATAGCTGGCGAATTGTCTTTATCATGGCTGGGTGCGTGCACCTCTGTGGGGTGTTATTCTACGCCGCTTTCTGCTCCGGCGAGCTTCAGCCTTGGGCAGATCCAACTATAGAAGAGCAAAAGAGCTGGAACCCCATGGACGAATTCGGTCAGACGAAACCGCCCGTTCCACCGCCGCCGAAAACTATGCAATCTGAATTCATC aagcAACCGTCCCGAGACGGAAGTGTTACTGACGATTGGAATACTTATGAGCAGTCATCGGCTGAAAATCATCTGTACGCCCGACAGGATAGTAAAGTCTCCGCGGTAAATTACGGCTCGACGGAGACCAACAGCAGCAACCCATTTCATTCAACAAATCCATTTGCCAGCGATGTTAATACATCTTTCGTACAGCCACCGGCAACAGATGACTACTCACACGACATCGTGCACAATCAGCAGCAATGGAACTGA